In the Patescibacteria group bacterium genome, TTATCTTGCATTTCATTTTTTGGGCTCGTAGCTCAGTTGGTTAGAGCGCTTATCTGATAAGTAAGAGGCCGAAGGTCCGAGTCCTTCCGAGCCCACCAAAAAATTAAATGTAGACTTGGGGGTGTAACCCCAAGTCACTAAGGAAAATATTACATTTATGATCTTTACAAAGTAAACCCGAATGTTGTAGAGTGTTAGTAGTGGAAAAATACAATCGTAAACCAAATTCTAATTGTTTGATTTGTAATAAAGCTGTTTACAGAAGACCATTTGAGATAACATTAAACAAGGGACATATTTTCTTATGGCAGGTCGGGATTATTGGTGGGGTAGCCAAGTGGCTGTAAGGCGTTGGTCTTGAAAACCAATTGGGAGCAATCTCACGTGGGTTCGAATCCCACCCCCACCGCCAGTTGGTAAAAGAAGCGTTTGGCTCGCCCTCTGCGAGGGCTCGCCAGCCGATTTTAAGCGCAAATTGGAATTTTTTATCTTTGCCCCGCTACTGCGGGTCTGGCAAAAGCGTGCTTCCCTTATTTTTAATTTGATTGATTCCATTTTATTTGTTATCATATTTATGAAGGGTTAGATACGCACCCATACTAATACTATCATACTTAGGAAACTATGAAAAGTCAAAATAATAGCGAAACAATTGGGGATAAGATAAAACAGCTTAGGAATAAGCAAGGTTTAACGCAGGACGAATTGGCGAGAAAATCCGATCTTCCCTACACGACACTTACCAAAATTGAAACAAATGTCATCACCAAACCCTCTATTCAAACAGTTATGAAGATTGCTAGTGGCTTGGGAACAAGCATTGACGATTTAATGAAATAAAATTATGAAAACTATCCAAGAAAAAATATTATCACTCTCGGAAAAATACTCTAAAACTCTCCGTCTAAAAATGACCGGGAGAATTAAGGAGATGGAGGCAGATGATAATTCTCATTATTTGATATATAGAGTTTTAGGTATTGCAACAGAGGAAGGAAAATTGATTGATGAATATCAAAATATGGGTCGTTTTCTCTATAAATATGCAGGTTCATTTTTAGAAGAGGCCGCTATTTTATGTTTTGAAGAAAAATTTCCTAAGACACAAAGGAAACTCCGTATACCAAATAAGCTGGGATCAAGACCTGCAACATTTGAGATTGATTGTCTCGTGGGGAAAGAGGCATACGAAATTAAATGGAGAGACGCGACAACTGACGGCGACCATATCACAAAAGAACACACCAGAGTAAAAAACATTAAAAACGCGGGGTATAAACCTATTCGCATAATGTTTTATTACCCTAATCGTACCCAAGCTATTCGCATACAAGAGACATTAAAAACTATTTATGCCGGTGTTAGCGGTGAATACTATTTTGGCAAAGGGGTCTGGGAAGTTATCAAAAAGAAAACTGGGGTTGACTTGTTATCTATTTTAGAAAAAATTGCTGACCAAAAAACCAAACCCAAAAGTTAATTTCAAAAGATATGATCAAACAAGGTGATTGCAAAACTGAACTAAAGAAAATTGAGTCTAACTCGATAGACTT is a window encoding:
- a CDS encoding helix-turn-helix domain-containing protein; the protein is MKSQNNSETIGDKIKQLRNKQGLTQDELARKSDLPYTTLTKIETNVITKPSIQTVMKIASGLGTSIDDLMK
- a CDS encoding ApaLI family restriction endonuclease; this encodes MKTIQEKILSLSEKYSKTLRLKMTGRIKEMEADDNSHYLIYRVLGIATEEGKLIDEYQNMGRFLYKYAGSFLEEAAILCFEEKFPKTQRKLRIPNKLGSRPATFEIDCLVGKEAYEIKWRDATTDGDHITKEHTRVKNIKNAGYKPIRIMFYYPNRTQAIRIQETLKTIYAGVSGEYYFGKGVWEVIKKKTGVDLLSILEKIADQKTKPKS